A single region of the Saprospiraceae bacterium genome encodes:
- a CDS encoding DUF1361 domain-containing protein — translation MSLSRKQILQLSLLMLFDLSLILFRNFFAGGSLEQLASLENIITFRSQTFLFLIWNLFLAAIPLSVALVLHWYKHHPRFNWIFWPGIVLWLIFFPNAPYIITDLIHIRPRPYIPLWYDTFTFFVFAWSGLYLGLLSIKVIGELLVSKLGNIASQAFIFLAIMLSGFGIAVGRFLRWNSWDIVAKPSILFQDTLSLITNPGAYKSIWGMAVLFSLFLGISYLLSNNPMSCEKR, via the coding sequence ATGAGCCTTTCTCGAAAACAAATTTTACAGCTTTCGCTATTAATGCTGTTTGACCTCAGTTTAATCCTCTTCCGGAATTTTTTTGCTGGCGGATCATTAGAACAACTAGCGAGCCTGGAGAATATCATTACTTTTAGAAGCCAGACCTTTTTGTTTTTGATCTGGAATTTATTCCTGGCAGCAATCCCACTAAGTGTTGCCTTAGTACTCCATTGGTATAAACACCACCCGCGTTTCAATTGGATTTTTTGGCCGGGCATAGTACTATGGTTGATCTTTTTCCCCAATGCGCCCTATATCATTACGGATTTAATACACATTCGGCCCCGCCCTTACATTCCCTTGTGGTATGACACCTTTACTTTTTTTGTGTTTGCCTGGAGCGGCCTCTATTTGGGTTTGCTTTCTATAAAAGTAATCGGCGAACTATTGGTCAGCAAATTAGGGAATATTGCCAGTCAGGCCTTTATTTTTTTAGCCATTATGCTAAGTGGTTTTGGGATAGCAGTAGGACGTTTTTTACGATGGAATAGCTGGGACATCGTCGCAAAACCGAGTATTCTTTTTCAAGATACCTTATCATTAATCACCAACCCTGGAGCATACAAAAGTATTTGGGGAATGGCTGTTCTTTTTAGCCTATTCCTGGGTATTTCGTACCTCCTCTCAAATAATCCAATGTCATGCGAAAAAAGATAG
- a CDS encoding DUF4173 domain-containing protein codes for MRKKIVIYLILIGGGILFVNLFYQESMGLNTVIFSVPLLVITLLKNAREAPYSLEISGLATATFLAALAVVGNDSFLAKTMYWFALLLFLGFIQHQYVRFIPLAFSAALSNMVLLPWTIFQSWISPQKLNINFNNVLKQFLQLVLPTGLFLLFLGIYYLANTKFSGMVDQVIFQLDRITHLDINPSKVALFLVGFLLLGAGTLTAPLKSFFSTIQSKFGLNLYRKRGQKRQGIFAVIFPTLILKNRFKASIITLTMLNALLFIVNLTDLRYVWFSRRALSANELSEYVHEGTSLLILAVLLAALVLMLIFRKNLNFFPNNEGLKKLAYAWIGQNLFMVFSVANRNFQYLANYGLTHKRIGVFIFLLIVVVGLVTLHIKIRDQKSTYFLWHRNSWSVFLILLVASFVNWNLLITRVNIHASFIKHLDVNYLFFDLPAQNAFLLEKNKTFLFSQSLDRLESLQKGLERKVKQAKKTKNIRSWNWPYYLNKKAL; via the coding sequence ATGCGAAAAAAGATAGTAATTTATTTAATATTAATTGGTGGCGGTATATTATTTGTCAATTTATTCTACCAGGAAAGTATGGGCTTAAATACCGTCATTTTCAGTGTTCCGCTATTGGTTATTACACTGTTAAAAAATGCCCGCGAGGCTCCATATTCTTTAGAAATTAGTGGGCTGGCCACTGCGACCTTTCTCGCTGCTTTGGCAGTAGTTGGAAATGACTCTTTTTTGGCTAAAACCATGTATTGGTTCGCTTTACTTTTATTCTTAGGTTTTATCCAACACCAATATGTTCGTTTTATCCCGCTCGCATTTTCAGCGGCATTGAGTAACATGGTATTATTGCCTTGGACCATTTTCCAATCATGGATTAGTCCCCAAAAACTAAATATCAATTTCAATAATGTCTTAAAACAATTCCTTCAGTTAGTTTTGCCTACAGGCTTATTTCTACTATTCTTAGGCATCTATTATCTAGCTAATACTAAGTTTAGTGGTATGGTGGATCAAGTCATCTTTCAATTAGATAGGATCACACACTTAGACATTAATCCTTCAAAGGTTGCCTTGTTTTTGGTTGGTTTTTTATTGCTGGGAGCGGGTACCCTCACTGCCCCATTAAAGTCTTTTTTCTCCACTATTCAAAGCAAATTTGGGCTTAATCTATATAGAAAAAGAGGCCAGAAAAGACAAGGCATTTTTGCAGTAATTTTTCCTACCCTTATACTCAAAAACAGGTTTAAAGCTAGTATTATCACCCTGACGATGCTCAATGCCCTGCTTTTTATCGTCAACCTAACCGATTTGCGATACGTATGGTTTAGTCGTAGAGCGCTGAGTGCAAATGAATTGAGTGAATACGTACATGAAGGTACTAGTCTTTTGATCTTAGCGGTATTGTTGGCTGCTTTGGTGCTGATGCTCATCTTCAGAAAGAACCTCAATTTCTTTCCTAATAATGAGGGTTTAAAAAAACTAGCTTATGCCTGGATCGGACAAAATCTATTCATGGTTTTTTCGGTAGCGAATCGCAACTTTCAATATTTGGCAAATTATGGCCTGACCCATAAAAGAATAGGGGTTTTTATTTTCCTTTTAATCGTAGTGGTGGGATTGGTCACTCTTCATATTAAAATCAGAGACCAAAAGAGCACTTATTTTCTTTGGCACCGAAACAGTTGGTCTGTATTTTTGATTCTCCTGGTCGCGAGCTTTGTCAATTGGAACCTTTTAATCACACGTGTCAACATCCATGCTAGCTTTATCAAGCACCTGGATGTGAATTATCTCTTTTTTGACCTACCAGCGCAGAATGCTTTTTTATTAGAAAAAAATAAAACTTTTCTTTTTTCTCAGTCCCTCGATAGACTTGAGTCTTTACAAAAAGGGTTAGAAAGAAAAGTTAAGCAGGCAAAAAAAACAAAAAATATAAGATCGTGGAATTGGCCATATTACTTGAACAAAAAAGCACTTTGA
- a CDS encoding T9SS type A sorting domain-containing protein → MRIHKISALLCFLSIGLQSQSWDNVIRVGGIGKESITVMADGIANEVVIGGIYDAPFNWNGVELPTVGQDDLFLACKDSLNQWKWVFTAGGIIDDAWAQVIVDKDGNLICTGLFGVAIEFGEVRLESKIGSKSIFVLKLNPEGVVLWATSFDGNNLKEVKDVSTDDSGNIFLTGYFKETLFLGDTSLVAHGETDVFIAKLNAQGEPQWGRQFGGRKDTRGVGVGVLPDGGLVVTGYYNDTTYFENFSLAANTFDRDIFVLGLDEYGTPLWARRAGGVFDEEPLDMKIADNGDIWLTGYLIGVLTLEEGFSVQSTNGTTDLFLLCYSADGRPIAAKTWGGVSPCLASSLDFLEQTVILAGFYNGNVNLSGNLPVASTMEAGFVGAFDQQGQSLWSRSIQASGPVFINKVLVKGTTIWVAGTFEGSMAIGSQSLVDNGGFDGFLANLSIMPTALNTDRDPLMLKLFPNPVGDTLFIETSMPIQQIRLKDYAGKIVFQANALEDIDVSRFPAGVYFLQLDTKKESLTLVVLIQR, encoded by the coding sequence ATGCGGATTCACAAAATTAGTGCTTTACTTTGTTTTTTAAGTATAGGTTTACAATCTCAGTCATGGGATAATGTTATTCGAGTCGGGGGAATAGGCAAAGAGTCTATTACGGTCATGGCCGATGGCATAGCCAATGAGGTTGTCATAGGTGGTATTTACGATGCCCCCTTCAATTGGAACGGGGTCGAGCTGCCAACTGTTGGGCAAGACGATTTATTTTTGGCATGTAAAGACAGCCTAAACCAATGGAAATGGGTATTTACAGCTGGTGGCATTATTGATGATGCCTGGGCCCAAGTGATAGTAGATAAGGATGGAAATTTGATTTGTACCGGATTATTTGGGGTTGCCATCGAATTTGGGGAGGTGCGCTTGGAAAGCAAAATAGGATCTAAATCAATTTTTGTGTTGAAACTAAATCCGGAAGGAGTGGTTCTTTGGGCTACCAGTTTTGATGGTAATAACCTGAAAGAGGTAAAAGATGTTAGTACAGATGATTCAGGGAATATTTTCTTAACCGGTTATTTTAAAGAGACCTTGTTTTTGGGAGATACAAGTTTGGTGGCACACGGGGAGACGGATGTTTTTATTGCAAAATTAAATGCCCAAGGCGAGCCCCAATGGGGTAGACAATTTGGCGGACGAAAAGATACCAGAGGGGTTGGGGTTGGAGTTTTGCCAGATGGTGGTTTGGTTGTGACGGGGTACTACAATGATACGACGTATTTTGAAAACTTTTCATTAGCTGCAAATACATTTGATCGCGATATCTTTGTACTAGGTCTTGATGAATATGGCACACCCTTATGGGCTAGACGGGCTGGTGGTGTTTTCGACGAAGAACCGCTAGATATGAAAATTGCCGACAATGGTGATATATGGTTGACCGGCTACCTCATTGGGGTCTTAACCTTAGAAGAGGGCTTTTCAGTTCAAAGTACCAATGGAACAACTGACCTGTTTCTGTTGTGTTATAGTGCAGACGGGAGGCCAATTGCAGCCAAAACCTGGGGCGGCGTTTCTCCTTGCCTGGCAAGCAGTTTGGACTTCCTGGAGCAAACAGTCATATTGGCCGGTTTTTATAATGGCAATGTTAATCTGTCGGGTAATTTACCCGTAGCAAGCACAATGGAAGCTGGGTTCGTTGGTGCCTTTGACCAACAGGGACAATCGCTTTGGAGCAGAAGTATCCAAGCGAGTGGCCCCGTTTTTATCAACAAGGTGTTGGTTAAGGGGACAACTATCTGGGTCGCAGGCACCTTTGAAGGTAGTATGGCCATTGGATCCCAAAGCCTTGTGGACAATGGAGGGTTTGATGGTTTTCTAGCCAACTTATCTATTATGCCTACAGCACTGAATACGGATAGGGATCCCCTTATGTTAAAGCTTTTTCCAAATCCTGTTGGTGATACCCTTTTTATAGAGACCTCCATGCCTATCCAGCAAATTCGTTTGAAAGACTATGCCGGAAAAATAGTCTTCCAGGCAAACGCCTTAGAAGACATAGATGTAAGCCGCTTTCCGGCTGGGGTTTATTTTTTGCAATTGGATACCAAAAAAGAATCGCTTACCCTAGTAGTATTGATACAACGATAA
- a CDS encoding tetratricopeptide repeat protein: MSAKIITILTACLFLIGFTRCKNDKANEGNISSSTLYATGIPDIDALTSQLKQEPNNSALYAERARLFYEHEGYDEAIQDLATAMQIDSLNPDYHHLLADVYLDYFKSNLALKTMERVAKLYPERIPTLLKLCEFQLTLKQHQASMRTIDQILKLTPQNPDAYFMFGMNFKEIGDTNRAINSFQTAVEINPDYIDAWINLGQLHAAIGGALAAKCFDNAIEIDPSNITSLHAKADFLSDKGDFNGAIALYRRINLVDTQYDEAYFNAGLLYMEMDSVAKAYQQFDIAIQTNPIYIKAYFFRGYAAELLGKRQQAKADYQHAVNLAPEYELAQEGLTRVSAGG; the protein is encoded by the coding sequence ATGTCTGCTAAAATAATAACCATTTTGACTGCCTGCTTGTTCTTGATTGGTTTTACGCGCTGTAAAAACGATAAAGCCAATGAAGGGAATATTTCCTCTTCAACGCTGTATGCTACCGGTATCCCTGATATCGATGCCCTCACTTCCCAGCTAAAACAAGAACCAAATAACTCGGCATTGTATGCGGAACGAGCACGTTTGTTTTATGAGCATGAAGGTTATGATGAAGCCATCCAAGACCTTGCAACTGCTATGCAAATCGATTCGCTTAATCCCGATTATCACCACTTATTGGCTGATGTATACCTCGATTATTTCAAATCCAATTTGGCCTTAAAAACCATGGAACGTGTAGCTAAGCTCTACCCCGAAAGGATTCCTACCTTGCTGAAGCTGTGTGAATTTCAGCTGACTTTAAAACAACATCAGGCTTCTATGCGTACCATTGATCAAATACTAAAACTGACGCCCCAAAACCCAGATGCCTATTTTATGTTTGGTATGAATTTCAAAGAAATAGGTGATACCAACCGAGCTATTAATAGTTTTCAAACTGCTGTCGAAATTAACCCCGACTATATAGATGCATGGATTAATCTGGGGCAATTGCATGCTGCGATAGGTGGAGCACTGGCAGCAAAATGCTTTGACAATGCCATCGAGATTGACCCCAGTAACATCACCTCTCTACATGCCAAAGCTGACTTCCTTTCTGACAAGGGTGACTTTAATGGTGCTATTGCCTTATATAGAAGAATCAATCTTGTTGATACCCAATACGATGAGGCTTATTTCAACGCTGGCCTACTGTATATGGAAATGGACTCCGTGGCTAAGGCATACCAACAATTTGATATAGCCATCCAAACCAATCCTATTTATATTAAGGCTTATTTTTTTCGTGGATATGCAGCCGAACTTCTAGGCAAACGCCAACAAGCAAAAGCAGATTACCAACATGCCGTTAACCTGGCACCTGAGTATGAGTTGGCACAAGAGGGTTTAACAAGGGTGTCAGCTGGTGGTTGA
- a CDS encoding response regulator transcription factor translates to MEKIHLAIVEDDKVIRESLVKYMSDHPSIKIQIAAGSMEHFLEETNMGSPLTIDVLLLDIGLPGMSGLQGIKLVREKFPDTDIVMLTTFEEDKKIFSALCAGACSYISKRTSLAQIRDAVFTIHRGGSYMSPSIARKIAEYFMPKETTKKELLTDRQKEIVQGIVDGLSYKMIASNLAISLDTVRDHIKRIYKTLEINSKAELIRKSLDGDI, encoded by the coding sequence ATGGAAAAAATACACCTAGCTATAGTAGAAGATGATAAGGTTATTAGGGAGAGCCTCGTAAAATATATGAGTGATCACCCTTCTATTAAAATCCAAATAGCTGCGGGGAGTATGGAACATTTTTTGGAAGAAACTAACATGGGTAGTCCACTAACCATCGATGTCCTATTACTTGATATTGGTCTTCCAGGTATGTCAGGATTACAAGGGATTAAATTGGTCCGGGAAAAATTTCCTGACACGGATATTGTCATGTTGACCACTTTCGAAGAAGACAAAAAAATTTTCAGTGCGCTTTGTGCAGGTGCTTGCTCTTATATTTCCAAAAGAACCTCCTTAGCTCAAATCAGAGATGCAGTTTTTACCATTCATCGTGGTGGATCCTATATGTCACCATCGATTGCTCGAAAGATTGCCGAATATTTTATGCCTAAGGAGACAACAAAAAAAGAATTACTGACCGATAGGCAAAAAGAGATTGTTCAAGGAATTGTCGATGGCTTGAGTTATAAAATGATTGCGAGTAATCTAGCAATTTCACTAGATACCGTGAGAGATCATATTAAAAGAATATATAAAACACTAGAAATAAATAGCAAGGCAGAATTGATTCGTAAATCATTGGATGGGGACATATAA
- a CDS encoding aminotransferase class I/II-fold pyridoxal phosphate-dependent enzyme yields the protein MDLFEKLIGNRGPLGKYAETAHGYFTFPKLEGALGSRMKFNGEEHIIWSINDYLGLSNHPEVRQVDAEAAKSWGMAYPMGSRMMSGETNFHEQLERELADFIQKEEVFLLNYGYQGIMSIIDALTDRHDVIVYDKDDHACIYDGIRMHIGPRFGFEHNDINSFIRQMEKATAKAAETNGGILVITEGVFGMRGEQGILKEIVAQKKNYDFRLLVDDAHGFGTLGATGAGAGEAQGVQHEIDLYFSTFAKSMAGIGAFLGARKEVINYLRYNTRSQIFAKSLPMPMVVGALKRLELIRTHPELREKLWSNVRLLQAGLIANGFDIGKTNACVTPVYLQGSVQEAMALVYDMRETYRIFCSIVVYPVIPKGMILIRLIPTAAHTKEDIELTLHAFGAVVEKLKSGYYQTDKTLVK from the coding sequence ATGGATCTATTCGAAAAACTCATTGGCAACAGGGGCCCATTAGGCAAATACGCTGAAACTGCTCATGGCTATTTCACCTTCCCAAAATTAGAAGGAGCGCTAGGGAGTCGGATGAAGTTTAACGGGGAGGAACATATCATTTGGAGTATCAATGATTATTTAGGGCTGAGTAATCACCCTGAAGTACGACAAGTAGATGCAGAAGCTGCAAAATCATGGGGGATGGCCTATCCTATGGGCTCCCGAATGATGTCAGGCGAGACAAATTTCCATGAACAACTGGAGCGAGAATTGGCCGACTTTATTCAAAAGGAAGAAGTTTTTCTTTTGAATTATGGTTACCAAGGAATTATGTCGATCATCGATGCATTGACCGATCGGCATGATGTCATTGTGTATGATAAAGATGACCATGCCTGTATTTATGACGGCATCCGAATGCATATCGGGCCACGGTTTGGTTTTGAACATAATGACATCAATAGCTTTATCCGGCAAATGGAAAAAGCGACGGCGAAGGCAGCAGAGACAAACGGCGGTATATTGGTTATTACAGAAGGCGTTTTTGGCATGCGCGGTGAGCAAGGGATTTTGAAGGAGATTGTAGCACAAAAGAAAAATTACGATTTTAGATTGTTAGTAGATGATGCACATGGATTTGGTACGTTAGGTGCGACGGGGGCAGGAGCTGGAGAGGCACAAGGTGTACAACATGAAATTGATTTATATTTTAGCACTTTTGCTAAATCTATGGCCGGCATCGGAGCTTTCTTAGGGGCAAGAAAGGAAGTCATTAACTACTTACGTTATAATACGCGTTCTCAGATTTTTGCCAAATCACTTCCAATGCCGATGGTGGTGGGGGCCCTAAAACGGTTGGAACTTATCCGCACCCATCCCGAATTGAGAGAAAAACTTTGGTCAAATGTTCGACTACTACAAGCGGGGCTTATTGCTAATGGGTTTGATATCGGGAAGACCAATGCTTGTGTTACGCCGGTATATCTGCAAGGGTCTGTACAAGAAGCAATGGCATTGGTGTATGATATGCGTGAAACCTACCGAATCTTTTGTTCTATTGTCGTCTATCCGGTTATACCCAAAGGAATGATACTTATTCGATTAATTCCGACTGCTGCGCACACCAAAGAAGATATTGAATTAACCTTACATGCTTTCGGAGCAGTTGTTGAAAAACTTAAGTCCGGATATTATCAAACAGACAAAACTTTAGTAAAATAG
- a CDS encoding rhodanese-like domain-containing protein has translation MNKLHMYVPFSVLLIFSACAQTTGQPQGLCVDEKFDIEIASTISFTIPIIGVEDLRNIQEDVYIFDTRKKEEFELSHIPGAIYLGYGDFDEKRLENIPKEAKIILYCSIGYRSEKIGEKLQSKGYKNVFNLYGSIFEWANRSFPMEDKNGNITKKIHTYNKGWSKWVDGSKAEKVW, from the coding sequence ATGAATAAATTACATATGTATGTGCCTTTTTCTGTTCTGCTAATTTTTTCTGCTTGTGCACAAACAACAGGACAGCCACAAGGACTATGTGTAGATGAAAAATTTGATATTGAAATTGCCAGTACGATTAGTTTTACCATTCCAATTATAGGGGTCGAAGATTTGCGAAATATACAAGAAGACGTTTATATTTTTGATACGAGGAAAAAGGAAGAATTTGAATTAAGTCATATTCCGGGAGCGATTTATCTGGGATACGGAGATTTTGATGAAAAAAGATTGGAAAACATTCCTAAAGAGGCCAAAATTATTTTGTACTGCTCGATCGGTTATAGGAGCGAAAAAATAGGAGAAAAGCTTCAATCTAAAGGGTATAAAAATGTGTTTAACTTATATGGAAGCATTTTTGAATGGGCTAATCGGTCATTTCCGATGGAAGATAAAAATGGGAATATCACAAAGAAGATACATACATACAATAAGGGTTGGAGCAAGTGGGTAGATGGATCTAAAGCAGAGAAAGTCTGGTGA
- a CDS encoding diphosphomevalonate decarboxylase, whose amino-acid sequence MTYKNPKLVVDSGSLETGAIKWRSPSNIAIIKYWGKYGNQLPQNPSLSFTLDNAYTETEFRYEARKGVDKGIALDFYFNGQLNPIFGAKVIKYFEKLVEIYPFLRQLQMTIYSSNSFPHSAGIASSASAMSALALCLCSFEDSVFGTLSDDAAFRKKASYLARLGSGSACRSIYAKASVWGESGEVAGSSNEYAIPFADSLHPVFQSFHDDILIISKGEKSVSSTVGHGMMDGNIYANNRYQQARQRFHELLIALQQGDLEQFGRIAEAEALTLHALMMTSYPPYILMKPNTLLAIEKIKVYRQRTGHHLFFSLDAGPNLHLLYPDDVKVEVQSFITNELSQYCEGGEWIKDQVGNGPLES is encoded by the coding sequence ATGACATATAAAAATCCGAAACTAGTTGTCGATTCAGGAAGCTTAGAAACAGGTGCCATTAAATGGAGGAGCCCTTCGAATATTGCTATTATTAAGTATTGGGGAAAGTACGGAAACCAGCTACCTCAAAATCCTTCGCTTAGTTTTACCCTTGACAATGCTTATACGGAGACGGAGTTTAGGTATGAAGCCCGGAAGGGGGTAGACAAGGGAATCGCATTAGATTTTTATTTTAACGGGCAACTTAATCCAATCTTTGGAGCCAAAGTCATTAAGTACTTTGAAAAGCTGGTAGAAATATATCCTTTTTTGCGCCAGTTGCAGATGACCATATATTCTTCAAATTCTTTTCCTCATTCAGCAGGTATTGCCTCTTCGGCTTCTGCGATGAGTGCTTTGGCCCTTTGTCTTTGCAGTTTTGAGGATAGTGTCTTTGGTACACTTTCTGATGATGCGGCCTTTCGTAAGAAGGCATCCTATTTAGCTAGACTCGGTTCGGGAAGTGCGTGTCGATCAATTTATGCAAAAGCATCAGTTTGGGGGGAAAGCGGAGAAGTAGCAGGATCTTCTAACGAGTATGCCATACCATTTGCTGATTCACTGCATCCCGTATTCCAAAGCTTTCATGATGACATCCTGATTATCAGCAAAGGGGAAAAATCTGTTTCGAGTACCGTTGGGCATGGCATGATGGATGGAAATATATATGCAAATAATCGATACCAGCAAGCTCGGCAAAGATTCCATGAATTGCTAATAGCCTTGCAGCAGGGGGACCTCGAACAATTTGGTCGGATTGCAGAAGCTGAAGCCTTGACCCTTCATGCCTTAATGATGACCTCCTACCCTCCCTATATTTTGATGAAACCTAATACATTATTGGCCATTGAAAAAATAAAAGTTTATCGGCAACGAACTGGCCACCATCTGTTTTTTAGTTTAGATGCAGGCCCAAATTTGCATTTGCTCTACCCTGATGATGTGAAAGTAGAAGTGCAATCTTTTATTACAAATGAATTGAGTCAATATTGCGAAGGAGGAGAATGGATCAAAGACCAAGTTGGTAATGGGCCGCTAGAATCATAA